In a single window of the Streptacidiphilus sp. P02-A3a genome:
- the rapZ gene encoding RNase adapter RapZ, with amino-acid sequence MSGAGRSTAAKCLEDLGWFVVDNLPPSLIPTMVELGARSQGAVARIGAVVDVRGRSFFDDLLASLEDLEQRGVRLRVVFLEASDDALVRRFESVRRPHPLQGDARIVDGIAQERALLRDLRGEADLVIDTSSLNVHELRAKMDAQFADDQEPQLRATVMSFGFKYGLPVDADLVVDCRFLPNPHWVPELRARTGTDEEVARYVFDQPGAKEFLDQYADLLRIVTEGYRREGKRYMTLAVGCTGGKHRSVAMSERLAKRLTADGLETVLVHRDMGRE; translated from the coding sequence ATGTCCGGGGCGGGCCGCAGCACGGCCGCGAAGTGCCTGGAGGACCTCGGCTGGTTCGTCGTCGACAACCTGCCGCCGTCGCTGATACCGACGATGGTCGAGCTCGGCGCGCGCTCCCAGGGCGCGGTGGCCCGGATAGGGGCCGTGGTGGACGTCCGCGGGCGGAGCTTCTTCGACGACCTGCTGGCCTCGCTGGAGGACCTGGAGCAGCGCGGCGTGCGGCTGCGGGTGGTCTTCCTGGAGGCCTCCGACGACGCCCTGGTGCGGCGCTTCGAGAGCGTCCGCCGTCCGCACCCGCTGCAGGGCGACGCCCGGATCGTCGACGGCATCGCCCAGGAGCGCGCGCTGCTGCGCGACCTGCGCGGCGAGGCGGACCTGGTGATCGACACCTCCAGCCTGAACGTGCACGAGCTGCGGGCCAAGATGGACGCGCAGTTCGCCGACGACCAGGAGCCGCAACTGCGGGCCACGGTCATGTCCTTCGGCTTCAAGTACGGCCTGCCGGTGGACGCCGACCTGGTGGTGGACTGCCGGTTCCTGCCGAATCCGCACTGGGTTCCGGAACTCCGGGCCCGCACCGGTACCGACGAGGAGGTCGCCCGCTACGTCTTCGACCAGCCGGGAGCCAAGGAGTTCCTGGACCAGTACGCCGATCTGTTGCGCATCGTGACCGAGGGCTACCGGCGCGAGGGCAAGCGGTATATGACACTTGCCGTAGGCTGCACCGGAGGCAAGCACCGCAGCGTCGCCATGTCGGAACGGCTCGCCAAGCGCTTGACCGCCGACGGCCTGGAGACGGTGCTGGTGCACCGGGACATGGGCCGCGAGTAG
- the uvrC gene encoding excinuclease ABC subunit UvrC, protein MADPSAYRPAPGQIPTSPGVYKFRDADSRVIYVGKAKSLRPRLSSYFQDLANLHPRTRQMVTTAASVEWTVVGTEVEALQLEYSWIKEFDPRFNVKYRDDKSYPSLAVTLNEEFPRVQVMRGPKRRGVRYFGPYGHAWAIRETVDLMLRVFPVRTCSAGVFKRAEQIGRPCLLGYIGKCSAPCVGRISAADHRELAEEFCDFMAGRTGTYLRRLEQEMRDAAAAMEYERAGRLRDDIEALRLAMEKNAVVLADGTDADLLAIAEDELEAAVQIFHVRGGRVRGQRGWVTDRVENVDTAGLVEHALLQLYGEESGEGVPREVLVPALPDPVEPLAEWLAGRRGSGVDLRVPQRGDKRELMVTVARNAAQALALHKTKRASDLTTRSVALQEIADALGLESAPLRIECYDISHLQGQDVVASMVVFEDGLVRKSEYRRFAIKGFEGQDDVRSMHEVITRRFRHTEQPKERDEETGRPRRFAYPPQLIVVDGGEPQVAAAQRALMELGITDVALCGLAKRLEEVWLPGEDDPVVLPRSSEGLYLLQRVRDEAHRFAISYQRQKRAKRLTTGGLDDVPGLGETRRQALLKHFGSVRKLRAATVDEICKVPGVGRRTAEAVVAALASQTPAAPTVNMATGEILSEESRTENLTEGDVTRPSDTGKPQTTAGVVCTDATESGEQK, encoded by the coding sequence ATGGCCGACCCGTCCGCCTACCGGCCCGCGCCCGGGCAGATCCCGACGTCCCCGGGCGTCTACAAGTTCCGTGACGCGGACTCCCGGGTGATCTACGTCGGCAAGGCCAAGAGCCTGCGTCCGAGGCTCAGCAGCTACTTCCAGGACCTGGCGAACCTGCACCCGCGCACCCGGCAGATGGTCACCACCGCCGCCTCGGTCGAGTGGACCGTGGTCGGCACCGAGGTCGAGGCGTTGCAGCTGGAGTACAGCTGGATCAAGGAGTTCGACCCGCGCTTCAACGTGAAGTACCGGGACGACAAGAGCTACCCCTCGCTCGCGGTCACCCTGAACGAGGAGTTCCCCCGGGTCCAGGTGATGCGCGGCCCGAAGCGGCGCGGGGTGCGCTACTTCGGCCCGTACGGCCACGCCTGGGCGATCCGGGAGACGGTCGACCTGATGCTCCGGGTGTTCCCGGTGCGGACCTGCTCGGCCGGGGTGTTCAAGCGCGCCGAGCAGATCGGCCGCCCCTGCCTGCTCGGCTACATCGGCAAGTGCTCGGCGCCCTGCGTCGGCCGGATCTCGGCGGCGGACCACCGGGAGCTCGCCGAGGAGTTCTGCGACTTCATGGCCGGGCGGACCGGCACCTACCTGCGGCGCCTGGAACAGGAGATGCGGGACGCCGCCGCCGCGATGGAGTACGAGCGGGCCGGGCGGCTGCGGGACGACATCGAGGCGCTGAGGCTGGCGATGGAGAAGAACGCCGTGGTCCTCGCCGACGGCACCGACGCCGACCTGCTGGCCATCGCCGAGGACGAGCTGGAGGCCGCCGTCCAGATCTTCCACGTGCGCGGCGGCCGGGTGCGCGGCCAGCGCGGCTGGGTCACCGACCGGGTGGAGAACGTGGACACCGCCGGGCTGGTCGAGCACGCCCTGCTCCAGCTCTACGGCGAGGAGAGCGGCGAGGGGGTGCCCCGCGAGGTGCTGGTCCCGGCGCTGCCCGACCCGGTCGAGCCGCTCGCCGAGTGGCTCGCCGGGCGGCGCGGCAGCGGGGTGGACCTGCGGGTCCCGCAGCGCGGCGACAAGCGCGAGCTGATGGTGACCGTCGCCCGCAACGCCGCCCAGGCGCTGGCCCTGCACAAGACCAAGCGGGCCTCCGACCTGACCACCCGCAGCGTCGCGCTACAGGAGATCGCCGACGCGCTGGGCCTGGAGAGCGCCCCGCTGCGGATCGAGTGCTACGACATCTCGCACCTCCAGGGCCAGGACGTGGTGGCCTCGATGGTGGTCTTCGAGGACGGCCTGGTCCGCAAGAGCGAGTACCGGCGGTTCGCGATCAAGGGCTTCGAGGGGCAGGACGACGTCCGCTCCATGCACGAGGTGATCACCCGCCGGTTCCGGCACACCGAGCAGCCCAAGGAGCGGGACGAGGAGACCGGCCGCCCGCGCCGCTTCGCCTACCCGCCGCAGCTGATCGTGGTCGACGGCGGCGAGCCGCAGGTGGCCGCCGCGCAGCGGGCGCTGATGGAGCTCGGCATCACCGACGTCGCCCTGTGCGGGCTGGCCAAGCGGCTGGAGGAGGTCTGGCTGCCCGGCGAGGACGACCCGGTGGTGCTGCCCCGCAGCAGCGAGGGCCTCTACCTGCTGCAACGGGTCCGCGACGAGGCGCACCGCTTCGCGATCAGCTACCAGCGCCAGAAGCGCGCCAAGCGGCTCACCACCGGGGGGCTGGACGACGTCCCCGGGCTCGGCGAGACCCGGCGCCAGGCGCTGCTCAAGCACTTCGGGTCGGTGCGGAAACTGCGAGCCGCCACCGTCGACGAGATCTGCAAGGTCCCGGGCGTCGGGCGGCGCACGGCGGAAGCTGTTGTGGCAGCGTTGGCCTCACAGACACCCGCTGCTCCTACGGTCAACATGGCGACCGGTGAGATCCTGTCCGAGGAAAGCCGCACGGAAAACCTCACGGAGGGTGATGTCACTCGTCCGAGTGACACAGGGAAGCCGCAGACGACCGCGGGCGTTGTTTGTACTGATGCGACCGAAAGCGGGGAACAGAAGTGA
- the pabB gene encoding aminodeoxychorismate synthase component I, which translates to MRTLLIDNYDSFTYNLFHYLAEVNGREPEVVVNDDPRWRPERLAEFDNVVLSPGPGHPRRPGDFGLCREVLELGGLPVLGVCLGHQGIAALYGGRVDRAPEPFHGRLSPVLHDGTGLFAGLPSPFPAVRYHSLAVDRLPDELEATAWTPDGILMGLRHRDRPQWGVQFHPESIGSSHGRELLANFRALTERHGVRPRPVGPRRGPAAPRPRPAAARRLRVLARALPTRWSDETAYDALFRGGDHAYWLDSSRPDAGLGRFSVMGDAAGPLARVATADVGAGTVTVRADGATEVVSGGFLDWLDRDLAGIRTEVPELPCGFALGWVGYLGYELKAECGADPAHRSEDPDAVLVFSDHGLVLDHATGSTHLLALAEDGAETAARAWLDRAEQRLRAAAGRRDRPAEPPAPVPELGLRHEHGAYLELIDACLREIAAGETYEVCLTNLIEADCELDPWQSYRWLRRNSPAPFAALLEFGGLSVLSTSPERFLRIGADRTAEARPIKGTRPRGATEAEDRALAAELLASEKDRAENLMIVDLVRNDLGRCAEVGSVDAGDILRVETYARAHQLVSTVRARLRADSSPVRCVRAAFPPGSMTGAPKLRTMRLLDRLEGGPRGVYSGVIGYFSLTGAVDLSVVIRTAVLTPGRLRYGVGGAVIALSDPREEVAETAVKAAPVLALTGARFPLRRPQPLLR; encoded by the coding sequence ATGCGCACTCTGCTGATAGACAACTACGACTCCTTCACCTACAACCTCTTCCACTACCTGGCCGAGGTCAACGGCCGGGAGCCCGAGGTCGTGGTGAACGACGACCCCCGCTGGCGGCCGGAGCGGCTGGCGGAGTTCGACAACGTGGTGCTCTCCCCCGGCCCCGGGCACCCGCGGCGCCCGGGCGACTTCGGCCTCTGCCGGGAGGTCCTGGAGCTCGGCGGGCTGCCGGTGCTCGGTGTCTGCCTGGGACACCAGGGCATCGCGGCGCTGTACGGCGGCCGGGTGGACCGGGCGCCGGAGCCCTTCCACGGGCGGCTCTCGCCGGTACTGCACGACGGGACCGGCCTGTTCGCCGGGCTGCCCTCGCCGTTCCCGGCGGTGCGGTACCACTCCCTGGCCGTGGACCGGCTGCCGGACGAGCTGGAGGCGACGGCCTGGACCCCGGACGGGATCCTGATGGGTCTGCGGCACCGCGACCGCCCGCAGTGGGGGGTGCAGTTCCACCCGGAGTCGATCGGCAGCAGCCACGGCCGGGAGCTGCTGGCCAACTTCCGCGCGCTGACCGAGCGCCACGGCGTCCGGCCGCGCCCGGTCGGGCCGCGCCGGGGCCCGGCGGCCCCGCGGCCGCGCCCGGCGGCGGCGCGGCGGCTGCGGGTGCTGGCCCGGGCGCTGCCCACCCGCTGGTCGGACGAGACCGCGTACGACGCGCTGTTCCGCGGCGGCGACCACGCGTACTGGCTGGACAGCAGCCGTCCGGACGCCGGGCTCGGCCGGTTCTCGGTGATGGGCGACGCGGCGGGCCCGCTGGCCCGGGTGGCCACCGCCGACGTCGGCGCGGGCACGGTCACCGTCCGCGCCGACGGTGCCACCGAGGTCGTCAGCGGCGGCTTCCTGGACTGGCTGGACCGCGACCTGGCGGGCATCCGCACGGAGGTGCCCGAGCTGCCCTGCGGCTTCGCCCTGGGCTGGGTCGGCTACCTCGGCTACGAGCTGAAGGCCGAGTGCGGCGCGGACCCGGCGCACCGCTCCGAGGACCCGGACGCGGTGCTGGTCTTCAGCGACCACGGCCTGGTGCTCGACCACGCCACCGGCAGCACCCACCTGCTGGCGCTCGCCGAGGACGGCGCGGAGACCGCCGCCCGCGCCTGGCTGGACCGGGCCGAGCAGCGGCTCCGGGCCGCCGCCGGACGCCGGGACCGCCCGGCCGAGCCGCCCGCGCCGGTGCCCGAGCTGGGGCTGCGGCACGAGCACGGCGCGTACCTGGAGCTGATCGACGCCTGCCTGCGGGAGATCGCGGCGGGCGAGACCTACGAGGTGTGCCTGACCAACCTGATCGAGGCGGACTGCGAGCTCGACCCCTGGCAGAGCTACCGCTGGCTGCGCCGGAACAGCCCGGCCCCGTTCGCGGCGCTGCTGGAGTTCGGCGGCCTCAGTGTGCTGAGCACCTCCCCGGAGCGGTTCCTGCGGATCGGCGCGGACCGGACGGCCGAGGCCAGGCCGATCAAGGGCACCCGCCCGCGCGGCGCGACCGAGGCGGAGGACCGGGCGCTGGCCGCGGAGCTGCTGGCCAGCGAGAAGGACCGGGCCGAGAACCTGATGATCGTGGACCTGGTCCGGAACGACCTCGGGCGCTGCGCGGAGGTCGGCTCGGTCGACGCTGGGGACATCCTCCGGGTGGAGACCTACGCCCGGGCCCACCAGCTGGTCAGTACCGTGCGGGCGCGGCTGCGGGCGGACTCCTCGCCGGTGCGGTGCGTCCGGGCGGCGTTCCCGCCCGGGTCCATGACCGGCGCGCCGAAGCTGCGGACCATGCGGCTGCTGGACCGGCTGGAGGGCGGCCCGCGCGGCGTCTACTCCGGGGTGATCGGCTACTTCTCGCTGACCGGGGCGGTCGACCTGAGCGTGGTGATCCGCACCGCGGTGCTCACCCCCGGGCGGCTGCGGTACGGCGTCGGCGGCGCGGTGATCGCGCTGTCCGACCCGCGGGAGGAGGTCGCCGAGACGGCGGTGAAGGCCGCCCCGGTCCTGGCCCTCACCGGCGCCCGGTTCCCGCTCCGCCGACCGCAGCCGCTGCTGCGCTGA
- a CDS encoding NADP-dependent oxidoreductase produces the protein MPQAVRYDRFGELDVLRVVEVPRPVPGPGQVLVEVRAAGINPGESSIRRGQLHQRWPSTFPSGQGSDLAGVVVELGPEVSGFAVGDEVLGFTHDRASQADLVLARADRIVPKPASVSWEAAGALYVAGATAYAAVRAVGLRAGDTVVVAGAAGGVGSLTVQLARNAGAVVIGVAGADNHDWLRGHGVLPVAYGEGLADRIRAAADGPVDAFIDLFGADYVKLAIELGVPRDRIDTIINFADAEAYGVKSEGSNEASTAEVLGILAGLLDQGTLEVPIAAVYPLSEVQEAFRELEKRHTRGKIVLRPGG, from the coding sequence ATGCCCCAGGCAGTCAGGTACGACCGTTTCGGCGAGTTGGACGTCCTGCGGGTGGTGGAGGTGCCACGGCCGGTGCCGGGCCCCGGCCAGGTCCTGGTGGAGGTCCGGGCGGCCGGGATCAACCCGGGCGAGTCCAGCATCCGGCGGGGCCAGCTGCACCAGCGCTGGCCGTCGACCTTCCCCTCCGGGCAGGGCAGCGACCTGGCCGGGGTGGTGGTCGAACTCGGCCCCGAGGTGAGCGGGTTCGCCGTCGGCGACGAAGTCCTCGGGTTCACCCACGACCGGGCCAGCCAGGCCGACCTGGTGCTCGCCCGGGCCGACCGGATCGTGCCCAAGCCCGCCAGTGTCTCCTGGGAGGCCGCCGGGGCCCTGTACGTCGCCGGGGCGACCGCGTACGCGGCGGTGCGGGCGGTCGGGCTGCGGGCCGGGGACACCGTCGTGGTGGCCGGCGCGGCGGGCGGGGTCGGCTCGCTCACCGTCCAACTGGCCAGGAACGCCGGGGCGGTGGTGATCGGCGTGGCGGGCGCGGACAACCACGACTGGCTCCGCGGGCACGGGGTGCTGCCGGTGGCCTACGGCGAGGGGCTGGCGGACCGGATCCGGGCCGCCGCCGACGGTCCGGTGGACGCCTTCATCGACCTGTTCGGCGCGGACTACGTGAAGCTGGCGATCGAGCTGGGCGTGCCGCGGGACCGGATCGACACCATCATCAACTTCGCCGACGCCGAGGCCTACGGGGTGAAGAGCGAGGGCAGCAACGAGGCCTCCACCGCCGAGGTACTGGGCATCCTGGCCGGGCTGCTGGACCAGGGCACGCTGGAGGTGCCGATCGCGGCGGTCTACCCGCTCAGCGAAGTCCAGGAGGCCTTCCGGGAGTTGGAGAAGCGGCACACCCGGGGCAAGATCGTGCTGCGCCCCGGGGGCTGA
- a CDS encoding nitronate monooxygenase, with translation MSAAVAALSRLPLWQAPMAGGASCPELAAAVAGAGGLGFLAAGYKPVEAMRAEISGLRGRTGRPFGVNLFLPQPPPADPAAVADYALRLADESARYRTPLGDPDRGADDAYEAKVAALLADPVPLVSFTFGCPDAEVLAAFARVGTLTVATVTTVAEALAAHRAGADGLCVQGVEAGGHQGTHRDDPGTDGRGVGLLALLGEIRAAVPLPLVAAGGLMRGSQVAAVLAAGASAAQLGTAFLACPESGANALHKQALTDPAFEGTVLTRAFSGRPARGLVNRFIEDHGRFAPSAYPQVHYLTSGLRQAAARAGDPQGMALWAGQGHRLSRPLPAGRLVELLADELDAAGG, from the coding sequence ATGTCCGCAGCAGTGGCAGCACTCAGCCGACTTCCGCTCTGGCAGGCCCCGATGGCCGGTGGCGCCTCCTGTCCGGAGCTCGCCGCCGCCGTGGCCGGGGCCGGGGGCCTGGGCTTCCTGGCCGCCGGGTACAAACCGGTCGAGGCCATGCGCGCCGAGATCTCCGGGCTGCGCGGCCGGACCGGGCGGCCGTTCGGGGTGAACCTGTTCCTGCCGCAGCCGCCGCCCGCGGACCCGGCCGCCGTCGCGGACTACGCGCTGCGGCTCGCGGACGAGTCGGCCCGCTACCGGACCCCGCTCGGCGATCCGGACCGCGGTGCGGACGACGCGTACGAGGCCAAGGTGGCGGCGCTGCTGGCGGACCCGGTGCCGCTGGTCTCGTTCACCTTCGGCTGTCCCGACGCCGAGGTGCTCGCGGCCTTCGCCCGGGTGGGGACGCTCACCGTCGCCACGGTCACCACGGTCGCGGAGGCGCTGGCGGCGCACCGGGCCGGGGCGGACGGCCTGTGCGTGCAGGGGGTGGAGGCCGGTGGACACCAGGGCACCCACCGGGACGACCCCGGCACCGACGGCCGGGGGGTCGGGCTGCTGGCGCTGCTCGGCGAGATCCGCGCGGCGGTGCCGCTGCCGCTGGTCGCGGCCGGGGGCCTGATGCGCGGATCGCAGGTGGCCGCGGTACTGGCGGCCGGGGCGAGCGCGGCCCAGCTCGGGACGGCGTTCCTGGCCTGCCCCGAGTCGGGCGCCAACGCGCTGCACAAGCAGGCGCTGACCGACCCCGCGTTCGAGGGGACGGTGCTCACCCGGGCCTTCTCCGGACGACCGGCGCGCGGCCTGGTCAACCGCTTCATCGAGGACCACGGCCGGTTCGCCCCCTCGGCGTACCCGCAGGTCCACTACCTGACCTCGGGGCTGCGGCAGGCCGCCGCCCGGGCCGGGGACCCGCAGGGCATGGCGCTGTGGGCGGGCCAGGGCCACCGGCTGTCCCGCCCGCTGCCCGCCGGGCGGCTGGTGGAGCTGCTGGCGGACGAGCTGGACGCGGCCGGTGGCTGA
- a CDS encoding Rieske (2Fe-2S) protein — protein sequence MSHLSAPANVPGDPDRAEGGVARCAGCGPSRRGVLRGAAAAGVVGAAAVGLAACSSGSSSGSAAKGPVTLGASSGVPVGSGTLYRSQQIVVTQPTAGEFKAFSAVCTHAGCIVDGVSNGVIQCPCHGSQFNISNGAVVTGPASSPLPAKTVTVTDGKLVVS from the coding sequence ATGTCGCACCTCAGCGCGCCCGCCAACGTCCCCGGCGACCCGGATCGTGCCGAGGGGGGCGTCGCAAGGTGCGCGGGTTGCGGCCCCTCGCGGCGCGGGGTGCTGCGCGGTGCGGCCGCCGCCGGGGTGGTCGGCGCCGCCGCGGTCGGTCTGGCCGCCTGCTCCTCCGGCTCCTCCTCGGGCTCCGCCGCCAAGGGCCCGGTGACCCTGGGCGCGAGCAGCGGCGTCCCGGTGGGCAGCGGCACGCTGTACCGCTCGCAGCAGATCGTGGTGACCCAGCCGACGGCGGGCGAGTTCAAGGCGTTCAGCGCCGTCTGCACCCACGCCGGATGCATCGTCGACGGGGTCTCCAACGGTGTGATCCAGTGCCCCTGCCACGGCAGCCAGTTCAACATCTCCAACGGCGCCGTGGTCACCGGCCCGGCGAGCAGCCCGCTCCCGGCCAAGACGGTGACCGTCACCGACGGCAAGCTGGTCGTCTCCTGA
- the uvrA gene encoding excinuclease ABC subunit UvrA, with protein MADRLIVRGAREHNLKNVSLDLPRDSLIVFTGLSGSGKSSLAFDTIFAEGQRRYVESLSSYARQFLGQMDKPDVDFIEGLSPAVSIDQKSTSRNPRSTVGTITEVYDYLRLLFARIGHPHCPECGRPIARQSPQQIVDKVLELPEGTRFQLLSPLVRARKGEFVDLFADLQTKGYSRARVDGATVQLTEPPVLKKQEKHTIEVVVDRLTVKASAQRRLTDSVETALKLSGGTVVLDFVDLPEDDPERERMYSEHLYCTFDDISYEELEPRSFSFNSPFGACPECTGIGTRMEVDPELIIPDEEKTLEEGAIHAWSLGHTKEYHLRLIKALAKELGFRTDIPWAGLPQRAKKALLYGHKTQVEVRFTNRFGRERSYVTGFEGAVPFVQRRHADSETDSSRERFEGYMREVPCPACHGTRLKPVVLAVTMDGRSIADVAGMSISDCAEFLGSMQLTDREKTIAERVLKEVNERLRFLVDVGLDYLSLNRAAGTLSGGEAQRIRLATQIGSGLVGVLYVLDEPSIGLHQRDNHRLIETLVRLRDLGNTLIVVEHDEDTIRTADWVVDIGPGAGEHGGHVVHSGSREGLLANKQSLTGAYLSGRRSIPTPEVRRPVDPQRQITVHGAREHNLRDVDVSFPLGMFTAVTGVSGSGKSTLVNDILYTHLARELNGARSVPGRHTRVTGTDLVDKVVHVDQSPIGRTPRSNPATYTGVFDHVRRLFAETTEAKVRGYLPGRFSFNVKGGRCENCAGDGTIKIEMNFLPDVYVPCEVCHGARYNRETLDVHYKGKSIAEVLDMPIEEGLEFFAAVPPIARHLRTLTDVGLGYVRLGQSAPTLSGGEAQRVKLASELQKRSTGRTVYVLDEPTTGLHFEDISKLIKVLTGLVEKGNTVIVIEHNLDVIKTADWVIDMGPEGGNGGGLVVAEGTPEQVAAVGESHTGKFLRDILGEDRVFEGPAPVRKKAAPRKAAAKKAAAPAPAKKAAAPAKKAASTRKRTG; from the coding sequence GTGGCAGACCGCCTCATCGTCCGCGGTGCTCGCGAGCACAACCTGAAGAACGTCTCGCTCGACCTGCCCCGCGACTCGCTCATCGTCTTCACCGGGCTCTCCGGCTCGGGGAAGTCCTCCCTGGCCTTCGACACGATCTTCGCCGAGGGTCAGCGCCGCTATGTCGAGTCGCTGTCCTCCTACGCCCGGCAGTTCCTCGGTCAGATGGACAAGCCCGATGTGGACTTCATCGAGGGCCTGTCCCCGGCCGTCTCCATCGACCAGAAGTCCACCTCGCGCAACCCGCGGTCGACCGTCGGCACGATCACCGAGGTCTACGACTACCTGCGGCTGCTGTTCGCCCGCATCGGTCATCCGCACTGCCCCGAGTGTGGTCGGCCGATCGCCCGGCAGTCCCCGCAGCAGATCGTCGACAAGGTCCTGGAACTGCCGGAGGGGACCAGGTTCCAGCTGCTCAGCCCGCTGGTCCGGGCCCGCAAGGGCGAGTTCGTGGACCTCTTCGCGGACCTCCAGACCAAGGGCTACTCGCGGGCCCGGGTGGACGGCGCGACCGTCCAGCTGACCGAGCCCCCGGTGTTGAAGAAGCAGGAGAAGCACACCATCGAGGTGGTGGTGGACCGGCTCACGGTCAAGGCCTCCGCCCAGCGCCGGCTCACCGACTCGGTGGAGACCGCGCTGAAGCTCTCCGGCGGCACGGTCGTGCTCGACTTCGTCGACCTGCCGGAGGACGACCCCGAGCGTGAGCGGATGTACTCCGAGCACCTCTACTGCACCTTCGACGACATCTCCTACGAGGAGCTGGAGCCGCGCTCCTTCTCCTTCAACTCGCCGTTCGGCGCCTGCCCGGAGTGCACCGGCATCGGCACCCGGATGGAGGTGGACCCGGAGCTGATCATCCCCGACGAGGAGAAGACCCTCGAAGAGGGCGCGATCCACGCCTGGTCGCTGGGCCACACCAAGGAGTACCACCTGCGGCTGATCAAGGCCCTGGCCAAGGAGCTCGGTTTCCGGACCGACATCCCCTGGGCCGGGCTGCCGCAGCGGGCCAAGAAGGCCCTGCTCTACGGCCACAAGACCCAGGTCGAGGTGCGCTTCACCAACCGCTTCGGACGCGAGCGCTCGTACGTCACCGGGTTCGAGGGCGCGGTGCCCTTCGTCCAGCGGCGGCACGCCGACTCGGAGACCGACAGCAGCCGGGAGCGCTTCGAGGGCTACATGCGCGAGGTCCCCTGCCCGGCCTGCCACGGCACCCGGCTGAAGCCGGTGGTGCTGGCGGTCACCATGGACGGCAGGTCCATCGCCGACGTCGCCGGCATGTCCATCAGCGACTGCGCCGAGTTCCTGGGCTCGATGCAGCTCACCGACCGCGAGAAGACCATCGCCGAGCGGGTGCTGAAGGAGGTCAACGAGCGGCTGCGATTCCTGGTCGACGTCGGCCTGGACTACCTCTCGCTGAACCGCGCGGCTGGCACGCTCTCCGGCGGCGAGGCGCAGCGGATCCGGCTGGCCACCCAGATCGGCTCCGGCCTGGTCGGGGTGCTCTACGTGCTGGACGAGCCGTCCATCGGGCTGCACCAGCGCGACAACCACCGGCTGATCGAGACCCTGGTCCGGCTGCGGGACCTGGGCAACACGCTGATCGTGGTCGAGCACGACGAGGACACCATCCGCACCGCCGACTGGGTCGTGGACATCGGCCCGGGCGCGGGCGAGCACGGCGGCCACGTGGTGCACTCCGGCTCGCGCGAGGGGCTGCTGGCCAACAAGCAGTCGCTGACCGGCGCCTACCTCTCCGGCCGGCGCAGCATCCCGACGCCCGAGGTGCGCCGCCCGGTCGACCCGCAGCGGCAGATCACCGTCCACGGCGCGCGCGAGCACAACCTGCGCGACGTCGACGTCAGCTTCCCGCTGGGGATGTTCACCGCGGTCACCGGGGTGTCCGGATCCGGCAAGTCGACGCTGGTCAACGACATCCTCTACACCCACCTGGCGCGCGAGCTGAACGGCGCGCGCAGCGTGCCCGGGCGGCACACCCGGGTCACCGGCACGGACCTGGTCGACAAGGTGGTGCACGTCGACCAGTCGCCGATCGGCCGGACGCCGCGCTCCAACCCGGCCACCTACACCGGCGTCTTCGACCACGTCCGCAGGCTCTTCGCGGAGACCACGGAGGCCAAGGTCAGGGGCTACCTCCCGGGCCGGTTCTCGTTCAACGTCAAGGGCGGCCGCTGCGAGAACTGCGCCGGTGACGGCACCATCAAGATCGAGATGAACTTCCTGCCGGACGTCTACGTCCCGTGCGAGGTGTGCCATGGCGCGCGCTACAACCGGGAGACCCTGGACGTCCACTACAAGGGCAAGTCCATCGCCGAGGTGCTGGACATGCCGATCGAGGAGGGCCTGGAGTTCTTCGCGGCGGTCCCGCCGATCGCCCGGCACCTGCGCACGCTGACCGACGTCGGGCTCGGCTACGTCCGGCTCGGGCAGTCCGCGCCGACGCTGTCCGGCGGTGAGGCGCAGCGGGTGAAGCTCGCCTCGGAGCTGCAGAAGCGCTCCACCGGCCGCACCGTCTACGTGCTGGACGAGCCGACCACCGGGCTGCACTTCGAGGACATCAGCAAGCTGATCAAGGTGCTGACCGGGCTGGTCGAGAAGGGCAACACGGTCATCGTCATCGAGCACAACCTGGACGTGATCAAGACCGCCGACTGGGTCATCGACATGGGCCCGGAGGGCGGCAACGGCGGCGGCCTGGTGGTCGCCGAGGGCACGCCGGAGCAGGTCGCGGCGGTGGGCGAGAGCCACACCGGGAAGTTCCTGCGGGACATCCTCGGCGAGGACCGGGTCTTCGAGGGCCCGGCGCCGGTGCGGAAGAAGGCGGCGCCGCGGAAGGCCGCAGCCAAGAAGGCGGCGGCTCCGGCTCCGGCCAAGAAGGCGGCCGCACCGGCCAAGAAGGCGGCGTCCACCAGGAAGCGGACCGGCTGA